One Purpureocillium takamizusanense chromosome 12, complete sequence DNA window includes the following coding sequences:
- a CDS encoding uncharacterized protein (EggNog:ENOG503NUNA~COG:C), whose protein sequence is MASSLWQTVTSLGRTSQQQQQHQQQQQRASSSSVASVTTTTMDPPPKKMKQWTTVFDGLDKLQQSEVDVPQPRDGEVLVRIEAVSLNYRDTEVIKGEYNHHPSLLSPGESIVPCSDMAGTVVSSSPSTSSNLPPGTRVISIFLQDDLSAPLREEALASGLGYPLPGVLCQYRVFPARGLVRCPDYLSAAEAATLPIAAVTAWTSLNWMRPLGEHIGTEQDPDPPAPDITTTTTTTTTTDDVYVDAKGKTETKEKQQQQTGKTMKKTKKSALMQGTGGVSIAALQIAHAAGLHTILTSSDDDKLRRARDHLRLADTCINYRTHWQWQEPVMRATDGRGADVIFETGGARTLRKSFESVAFGGVINCIGYLSGKHDEDDGGGNGGNGGGDDKTPQLHRLNVNVLALRRNVILRGIINGPKDRFEEMLGFYQDKKIKPVVDKIFDFDDAKDAFDYLAKGKHFGKVVIKVSE, encoded by the exons atggcgtcgtcgctctgGCAGACCGTCACCAGCCTCGGCCGTACCTcccagcaacagcaacaacaccagcaacagcagcaacgagcgtccagcagcagcgtcgccagcgtTACCACCACGACCATGGACCCCCCGCCCAAGAAGATGAAGCAGTGGACCACTGTCTTCGACGGGCTCGACAAGCTCCAGCAGAGTGAGGTGGACGTGCCGCAGCCCCgggacggcgaggtgctgGTGCGCATCGAGGCCGTGAGCCTCAACTACCGCGACACCGAGG TCATCAAGGGCGAAtacaaccaccacccctccctcctctcccccggCGAGTCCATCGTGCCCTGCTCCGACAtggccggcaccgtcgtctcctcttccccctccACCTCGTCGAACCTCCCGCCCGGCACGCGCGTCATCTCCATCTTCCTCCAGGACGACCTCTCCGCCCCGCTCCGCGAGGAGGCCCTCGCCTCCGGCCTCGGCTACCCCCTCCCCGGCGTCCTCTGCCAGTACCGCGTCttccccgcccgcggcctcgtccgctGCCCCGACTacctctccgccgccgaggccgccaccctgcccatcgccgccgtcaccgcctgGACGAGCCTCAACTGGATGCGGCCCCTCGGCGAGCACATCGGCACGGAGCAGGACCCAGACCCCCCTGCGCCGGATATtaccactactaccaccaccaccactaccaccgATGACGTTTACGTTGACGCAAAGGGCAAGACGGAGAcgaaggagaagcagcagcagcagacgggGAAGACCATGAAAAAGACAAAAAAGTCCGCCCTCATGCAaggcaccggcggcgtctccatcgccgccctccaaatcgcccacgccgccggcctccaCACCATCCTCACCtcctccgacgacgacaagctccgccgcgcccgcgaccacctccgcctcgccgacacGTGCATCAACTACCGCACCCACTGGCAGTGGCAGGAGCCCGTCATGCGCGCcaccgacggccgcggcgccgacgtcatcttcgagacgggcggcgcccgcacCCTCCGCAAGTCCTTTGAGAGCGTcgcctttggcggcgtcaTCAACTGCATCGGCTACCTGTCGGGCAAgcacgacgaagacgacggcggtggaAACGGCGGAAATGGCGGAGGTGATGACAAGACGCCCCAGCTGCATCGCCTCAACGTCAACGTCTTGGCCCTGCGCCGCAACGTCATCCTCcgcggcatcatcaacggGCCCAAGGACCGCTTCGAGGAGATGCTCGGCTTTTACCAGGACAAGAAGAtcaagcccgtcgtcgacaagatTTTTGACTTTGAcgacgccaaggacgccTTCGATTACCTCGCAAAGGGCAAACACTTTGGCAAGGTCGTCATCAAGGTCTCGGAGTGA
- a CDS encoding uncharacterized protein (EggNog:ENOG503NWG6~CAZy:GH79~SECRETED:SignalP(1-19~SECRETED:cutsite=VLA-AG~SECRETED:prob=0.4298)~COG:G), with translation MAKFTATATALLMLPAVLAAGQTPGLFSSYVSLSIELIGFPQWAGTKDNRNEFSNNLIDNLVKAQESPLVVRVGGNSADRAIFDASLTTPTAGSCKNADPGAWQCIGPSFFDSYGALPAGTRYSHGFNLATWNSSGFNTLRETVPLACRALRGQLAYFEVGNEPDLYIGSRRPQDYSVAQYVSEWSNATARFEAYLREACPDLVVAASDSNSNSNSNSNNNNIKYMFPSVSSPRSKLRVPDIISAANAAAGGHDDDASIRRVTQVSVHNYMGGATQPGVTLQATLMNHTAVAASIGRHVAYAASIGGLTPADYVIGEHNSLYGGGAAGLSDVFGAALWGMEFSLCAASTGVIKRLHFHQSVGSPYAAWSPVAPLQTKPPYYGKLAAGTFLAGADGIQVKTLALGGDADDGSDISSSSGSDKDVDSAYGAYINGELRRLAVLNLREHDDGSASATQGSRRRGSKKHTIRVAPRSNWVVKRLTAPGARDRGNITFNGFAYEAASNGKPVRVAGRTTDERVRADGRGGVSVTVADSEAVVMIRT, from the exons ATGGCCAAGTTcaccgcgaccgcgaccgcaCTGCTGATGCTGCCGGCTGTCCTGGCCGCCGGTCAAACCCCGGGGCTGTTCTCGTCTTATGTGTCTCTGTCGATTGAGCTCATCGGATTCCCGCAGTGGGCTG GCACAAAGGACAACCGAAACGAATTCTCCAACAATCTGATTGACAACCTCGTCAAGGCACAAGAGAGTCCCCTGGTGGTTCGTGTCGGTGGAAACTCCGC TGATCGCGCCATCTTCGATGCCTCCCTCACCACACCAACAGCAGGGAGCTGCAAGAATGCCGACCCCGGCGCATGGCAGTGCATCGGCCCCAGCTTCTTTGACTCGTACGGCGCACTGCCCGCGGGCACGCGCTACTCCCACGGCTTCAACCTCGCGACGTGGAACTCGTCGGGCTTCAACACGCTGCGGGAGACGGTGCCCCTGGCCTGCAGGGCTCTGCGCGGGCAGCTCGCGTACTTTGAGGTTGGCAACGAGCCGGACCTGTACATTGGCAGCAGACGGCCTCAGGACTATTCCGTCGCGCAGTACGTCTCGGAATGGTCCAacgccacggcgcgcttcgAGGCGTACCTGCGTGAGGCGTGCCCCGATCTAGTAGTAGCAGCGagcgacagcaacagcaacagcaacagcaacagcaacaacaacaacatcaagTACATGTTCCCCTCGGTCAGCTCCCCTAGGTCTAAGCTCCGCGTGCCGGACATAatcagcgccgccaacgccgccgcggggggtcatgatgatgatgcttCCATCAGGCGCGTCACGCAGGTATCGGTGCACAACtacatgggcggcgcgacgcagCCTGGCGTCACGCTCCAGGCCACGCTCATGAACCacacggccgtcgccgcgtccaTCGGCCGGCACGTGGCGTACGCGGCATCCATCGGCGGCCTCACGCCCGCGGACTACGTCATCGGCGAGCACAACAGCctgtacggcggcggcgcggccgggctgTCGGACGTgttcggcgcggcgctctgGGGCATGGAGTTTTCGctgtgcgccgcctccacggGCGTCATCAAGCGCCTGCACTTCCACCAGAGCGTGGGGTCGCCCTACGCCGCGTggtcgcccgtcgcgcccctGCAGACGAAGCCTCCTTACTACGGGAAGCTCGCGGCGGGGACGtttctcgccggcgccgacgggatCCAGGTGAAGACGCTGGCGCTCGGgggtgatgctgatgatggtagcgacatcagcagcagcagcggcagcgacaaggaTGTAGACTCTGCGTATGGCGCCTACATCAACGGCGAGCTGAGGCGCCTGGCAGTCCTGAACCTGCGCGAGCACGATGACGGCTCTGCGTCGGCAACGCAggggagccgccgccgtgggtcCAAGAAGCACACGATCCGCGTTGCGCCGCGGTCGAACTGGGTGGTGAAGCGCCTGACTGCCCCCGGGGCGCGAGACCGAGGCAACATTACCTTTAATGGCTTTGCGTACGAGGCTGCCTCCAACGGCAAGCCGGTCAGGGTCGCCGGGaggacgacggacgagcgGGTGAGGGCGGATGGCAGGGGCGGTGTTTCGGTGACGGTGGCCGACTCGGAGGCTGTTGTGATGATCAGGACATGA
- a CDS encoding uncharacterized protein (CAZy:PL7~EggNog:ENOG503PAXK~SECRETED:SignalP(1-24~SECRETED:cutsite=SVA-LD~SECRETED:prob=0.8222)~COG:G): MKFSQSLTGSGIAVLSLFFNLSVALDPNCAPGGNFDLSKWTLQLPTGSPGKPDSIPGSKLQGCSGYHSDVFLTDKSTGAMVMKVSGSPSSTGCVTTPNSKHCRTELRESSPRSFDPTSPVNRLAADVKVTKHGGEICIGQIHIDDSISTKPVAELYYNAKGDLNMGVQQCRTCTQKRTYIDNVPSGQRLTYEIRYEGGKLSVSINGKGFKALSQYDLNNPKSYFKAGNYNQGEGATEIQFFKLTTTHG, encoded by the coding sequence ATGAAGTTTTCTCAATCTCTcacgggcagcggcatcgCTGTCCTTTCCCTCTTCTTCAACCTGAGCGTTGCTCTTGACCCCAACTGCGCACCCGGTGGAAACTTTGACCTATCCAAATGGACCCTACAACTTCCCACCGGCTCCCCAGGCAAGCCAGATAGCATTCCCGGCTCGAAACTCCAAGGCTGCAGTGGCTACCACAGCGACGTCTTCCTCACCGACAAGAGCACCGGTGCCATGGTGATGAAGGTATCCGGGTCCCCATCGTCGACCGGTTGTGTCACGACGCCCAACAGCAAGCACTGCCGGACCGAGCTGCGCGAGTCAAGCCCGCGCAGCTTCGACCCCACGAGCCCCGTGaaccgcctcgccgccgacgtcaaAGTCACcaagcacggcggcgagatctGCATCGGGCAGATCCACATCGACGACTCCATCTCCACCAAGCCCGTCGCGGAGCTGTACTACAACGCCAAGGGCGACCTCAACATGGGCGTCCAGCAGTGCCGCACCTGCACGCAGAAGAGGACGTACATCGACAACGTGCCCAGTGGTCAGCGTCTCACCTATGAGATTCGCTACGAGGGAGGGAAGCTGTCCGTGAGCATCAACGGCAAAGGGTTCAAGGCCCTATCTCAATATGACCTCAACAACCCCAAGAGTTACTTCAAGGCGGGCAATTATAATCAGGGTGAGGGAGCAACGGAGATACAATTCTTCAAGCTCACAACAACACACGGGTGA
- a CDS encoding uncharacterized protein (EggNog:ENOG503NV8F), whose protein sequence is MIRPHFLPLGRLCELSNRANAQFISAAPPCRPRHNVQAVRAFKAAPILSSYHAQQRIMKRQASSAAAASPSRSKKPRPQVPDYHLTPSRKNDDGSAIWPAPEDEIERARDFIVECVASHKKTIIVPDKDADGLTSGAILRKTLILLGLEAELIEGHVLGKGHTVHDEAERQAIAAKEPAYIFVLDQGSRKSPPIIDAPHKALIIDHHWALDDDFPERSQHVTACNSPPVATSSLLTYHICSGLHDDVERQCDWLCVMGTHGDLGNTLKWEPPFPDMKGTFKTYTKKALNDAVSLINAPRRTASYNVPMAWNALLEASSPADLLKNRQLLSARAEVNAEVERCTHTAPKFSADARIAVFRISSEAQVHPVIATRWAGHLQSSKLEVVLVANEGYLPGMVNFSCRIPRSARARDPPVNIIETLRSLADKASDQTLRERLGESFARGHKEASGGIVPKGEFEELMAVLEIDRNAPQPKVANNKGRRLDDGDKQSNTLDKYFKKS, encoded by the exons ATGATACGACCTCATTTTCTTCCACTTGGTCGCCTCTGCGAGCTCTCGAACAGAGCGAACGCTCAATTCATCtcggcagcaccaccatGTCGACCGAGACATAATGTTCAGGCGGTCCGAGCCTTCAAAGCTGCACCAATTCTGAGCTCGTATCACGCTCAGCAGCGGATCATGAAGCGCCAGGCctcatccgccgcggcggcctcccCGTCCCGCAGCAAGAAGCCCCGGCCACAAGTGCCCGACTATCATCTAACCCCCTCGCGTAAGAATGACGACGGAAGCGCTATCTGGCCGGCACCCGAGGATGAAATTGAGCGAGCACGGGACTTCATTGTTGAATG CGTCGCTTCCCATAAGAAGACCATCATTGTGCCGGACAAGGACGCAGACGGGTTAACCTCTGGCGCGATTTTGCGAAAGACGCTCATCCTCCTTGGCTTAGAGGCAGAGCTCATCGAGggccacgtcctcggcaaGGGTCACACAGTTCACGACGAGGCAGAAAGGCAAGCCATAGCCGCCAAGGAGCCGGCGTACATCTTCGTCCTGGACCAGGGCTCACGGAAGTCGCCCCCCATCATCGACGCTCCTCACAAGGCTCTCATCATCGACCACCACTGGGCGCTGGATGACGACTTCCCCGAGCGGTCTCAGCACGTCACCGCCTGCAACTCACCCCCCgtcgcgacgagctcgttgCTCACCTACCACATCTGCTCTGGGCtccatgacgacgtcgagcggCAGTGCGACTGGCTCTGCGTCATGGGCACGCATGGCGACCTGGGCAACACGTTGAAGTGGGagccccccttccccgaTATGAAGGGCACCTTTAAGACGTACACCAAAAAGGCGCTCAACGACGCCGTGTCGCTCATCaatgcgccgcgccgcaccgcctcgtACAACGTCCCCATGGCATGGAACGCCCTGCTCGaggccagctcgcccgccgacctTTTGAAGAACCGCCAACTCTTGTCCGCTCGAGCCGAGGTCAACGCAGAGGTGGAGCGCTGCACGCACACCGCGCCCAAGTtctccgccgacgcgcgcatTGCCGTCTTCCGGATCAGCTCCGAGGCGCAGGTCCACCCCGTCATCGCGACGCGATGGGCCGGCCACCTGCAGAGCTCCAAGCTAGAGGTGGTTCTCGTCGCCAACGAGGGATACCTGCCGGGCATGGTCAATTTCTCGTGCCGGATACCGCGCAGTGCGAGGGCGCGGGACCCCCCGGTCAACATTATCGAGACGCTGCGGAGCCTCGCGGACAAGGCATCGGATCAGACGCTGCGGGAGCGCCTGGGCGAGTCGTTTGCGAGGGGCCACAAGGAAGCAAGTGGGGGTATCGTGCCAAAGGGAGAATTCGAGGAGCTGATGGCTGTGCTCGAGATAGACAGGAACGCTCCGCAGCCAAAGGTTGCTAATAATAAGGGCAGGCGgctggacgatggcgacaaACAGTCTAACACGCTGGACAAGTACTTTAAAAAGAGCTAA